One window of the Acidobacteriota bacterium genome contains the following:
- a CDS encoding SurA N-terminal domain-containing protein, which translates to MLKVFRDNLKYLSWILWLVIAVFILFVFVDFGSAGRGLAGNNTAAAVVNGEEIGFDEFRSQYRNLEQRFRQIYGDQYSSELAEQLRLPQQALQQVVDRRLLLREADKLGIRVSNQEVRDAVLDIPWLQDDQGNFVGSEEYLSILDRSRISPEAFEDDLRQQITLERLNRVLAESLYIPDEAVEKSYREQTERASIRYLMLPENTLKEEGRATREELKAYLEANPEDFRFGERRRVSFLLVDNGRMRNEVTVEDDAVRAYYDANPDEFTQEEQVQARHILLRTSDERDLDQAKVELEAIRARIEGGEGFAQVASDTSDDPGSAGRGGHLGFFGRGRMTPEFEKAAFESPQGELIGPIETPFGVHLLEVTGRLDAGLQEFDKVQARIRSKLLSEQVVSASEQKATELTAQLGEAGSVNLDALTALAEDEAAVSINSPEPFGQEDLIPGLGRAPEFMTAVFELATGAIGDPIKVPRGWALPLVREVLEPRAPELVEVETKVRAAAEKEKRQQLAMDRIAAAKADIEGGDKTLDAVAEDLGLTVEESDSFGTGGVVEGLGFSPRIAEAAMGLDVGAVDGPYGTNQGAVLFEVTDRVVYDAAAFEEARSGTRARLENQELGQLLSSLLQQRRLESDISYSRQLQEDLGLVEVSG; encoded by the coding sequence ATGCTCAAGGTCTTCCGCGACAACCTCAAGTACCTCAGCTGGATCCTCTGGCTCGTGATCGCGGTCTTCATTCTGTTCGTGTTCGTCGACTTCGGCTCCGCGGGTCGTGGTCTGGCTGGCAACAACACCGCCGCCGCGGTGGTCAACGGCGAAGAGATCGGTTTCGACGAGTTCCGCTCCCAGTACCGCAACCTGGAGCAGCGCTTCCGCCAGATCTATGGCGACCAGTACTCGTCCGAGCTCGCCGAGCAGCTTCGTCTGCCACAGCAGGCCCTGCAGCAGGTGGTCGATCGCCGGCTGCTGCTGCGCGAGGCCGACAAGCTCGGCATCCGGGTGTCGAACCAGGAGGTTCGCGACGCCGTGCTCGACATCCCCTGGCTGCAGGACGACCAGGGCAACTTCGTCGGTAGCGAGGAGTACCTGTCGATTCTCGACCGCAGCCGCATCTCGCCGGAGGCCTTCGAGGACGACCTGCGTCAGCAGATCACCCTGGAGCGTCTCAACCGGGTGCTGGCGGAGAGCCTCTACATTCCCGACGAGGCGGTCGAGAAGTCCTACCGAGAGCAGACCGAGCGGGCTTCGATCCGCTACCTGATGCTGCCCGAGAACACCCTGAAGGAAGAGGGCAGGGCGACCCGCGAGGAGCTCAAGGCCTACCTCGAGGCGAACCCCGAGGACTTCCGCTTCGGTGAGCGGCGGCGGGTCTCTTTTCTGCTGGTCGACAACGGTCGGATGCGCAATGAGGTCACCGTCGAGGATGACGCGGTGCGCGCCTACTACGACGCCAACCCCGACGAGTTCACGCAGGAAGAGCAGGTGCAGGCCCGGCACATTCTGCTGCGTACCAGTGACGAGCGCGATCTCGATCAGGCCAAGGTCGAGCTCGAGGCGATTCGGGCGCGCATCGAGGGCGGCGAGGGCTTCGCTCAGGTCGCCTCCGACACCAGCGACGATCCCGGCAGTGCCGGTCGCGGCGGTCATCTCGGCTTCTTCGGCCGGGGCCGTATGACGCCAGAGTTCGAGAAGGCCGCCTTCGAGTCGCCCCAGGGCGAGCTCATCGGGCCGATCGAAACGCCCTTCGGTGTGCATCTGCTCGAGGTCACCGGCCGTCTCGACGCCGGCCTGCAGGAGTTCGACAAGGTGCAGGCGCGGATTCGCAGCAAGCTGCTCTCGGAGCAGGTGGTGTCAGCCTCGGAGCAGAAGGCCACCGAGCTGACGGCTCAGCTCGGCGAGGCCGGAAGCGTCAATCTCGACGCCCTCACCGCCCTCGCCGAGGACGAGGCGGCGGTCTCGATCAACTCGCCGGAGCCCTTCGGCCAGGAGGATCTGATTCCCGGTCTCGGGCGGGCGCCGGAGTTCATGACGGCGGTCTTCGAGCTCGCCACCGGGGCGATCGGAGATCCGATCAAGGTGCCCCGGGGTTGGGCCCTGCCGCTGGTGCGGGAGGTGCTCGAGCCGCGCGCCCCGGAGCTGGTCGAGGTCGAGACCAAGGTACGGGCCGCCGCCGAGAAGGAAAAGCGTCAGCAGCTCGCGATGGATCGCATCGCTGCCGCCAAAGCTGACATCGAAGGTGGCGACAAGACCCTCGATGCAGTGGCCGAAGACCTCGGTCTGACGGTCGAAGAGAGCGATTCCTTCGGCACCGGTGGGGTGGTCGAAGGGCTCGGCTTCAGTCCGCGCATCGCCGAGGCCGCCATGGGTCTCGATGTCGGCGCCGTCGACGGTCCTTACGGCACCAACCAGGGGGCCGTGCTGTTCGAGGTCACGGATCGCGTCGTCTACGATGCGGCGGCCTTCGAGGAGGCGCGCTCCGGCACCCGGGCCCGGCTCGAGAATCAGGAGCTCGGCCAGCTCCTCTCGTCGCTCCTTCAGCAGCGACGTTTGGAGTCCGATATCTCCTACTCGCGCCAGCTCCAGGAGGACCTCGGCTTGGTCGAGGTCAGCGGGTGA
- a CDS encoding FecR domain-containing protein: MSQDRKSHPTLHVQRRWYTLSVDSLRGWAIFFFLVALVAVSLVGYRQWEEYARRWEAADLIAEASGLATKVNAHEGMSRFRGEYETGLRYLQEARRAQAVENYRKAVTSGLLSRNVLRAILEPLERSVERGEASFIAVQGNVEFRRGETGEWQGARSRIPLRSGDYVRTSNDGSAEILFDDGTLYTVSANTSFIVSRQRASGDESRSIDMQYGWVNLNTASQPAVVTTPSASARVEEASEAYVSYQESTGQARFGAFRGRVEVATEGGDSQDLEELEQVQQVNDRLSSTQSLPGRSEPLAPQDNFQLDSDREREILLTWANVEGAARYALQVSRNSLFVDNVIDVDDRSRPRARLGIRGGGSFQWRVAAISRGGFLGPWSPPRRFRISSLSQDSLEKDEIPPLLELEKASAYGNIVLIGGRTEPGAVVEIDGEPIQAAADGSFFKTIQLANEGWSFIQVRARDVWGNETAKRQRVFVEPL, encoded by the coding sequence ATGAGCCAAGACCGCAAATCGCACCCCACCCTGCATGTGCAGCGCCGATGGTACACGTTGTCGGTGGATTCGCTGCGCGGCTGGGCGATTTTCTTCTTTCTCGTCGCCCTCGTCGCGGTCTCCTTGGTGGGCTATCGCCAATGGGAAGAGTACGCCCGTCGCTGGGAGGCTGCGGACCTCATCGCCGAAGCCAGCGGGCTGGCCACCAAGGTCAACGCCCACGAAGGCATGTCGCGTTTCCGCGGCGAGTACGAGACCGGCCTGCGCTATCTGCAGGAGGCGCGACGCGCCCAGGCGGTGGAGAACTACCGCAAAGCAGTGACCTCGGGCCTGCTGAGCCGCAACGTCCTGCGCGCCATCCTCGAGCCCCTCGAGCGCTCCGTGGAGCGCGGTGAAGCGAGCTTCATCGCGGTGCAGGGCAACGTCGAGTTCCGGCGCGGCGAGACCGGCGAATGGCAGGGAGCGCGCTCCCGCATTCCGCTGCGCTCGGGCGACTACGTGCGCACCTCCAACGATGGCTCGGCGGAAATCCTGTTCGACGACGGCACTCTCTACACGGTCAGCGCCAACACCTCCTTCATCGTCTCCCGGCAGCGGGCCAGCGGTGACGAATCGCGCTCCATCGACATGCAGTACGGCTGGGTCAACCTCAACACCGCCAGTCAGCCGGCGGTGGTCACCACGCCGTCCGCCTCGGCGCGCGTCGAGGAGGCTTCGGAGGCCTACGTCAGCTACCAGGAGTCCACCGGCCAGGCGCGCTTCGGCGCCTTCCGCGGCCGCGTCGAAGTGGCCACCGAGGGCGGCGACAGCCAGGACCTCGAAGAGCTCGAGCAGGTCCAGCAGGTCAACGACCGGCTGAGCTCGACGCAGAGCCTGCCGGGCCGCAGCGAGCCGCTGGCACCGCAGGACAACTTCCAGCTCGACTCGGACCGCGAACGCGAGATCCTGCTCACCTGGGCGAACGTCGAAGGCGCCGCGCGCTACGCCCTGCAGGTGTCCCGCAACTCCCTGTTCGTCGACAACGTGATCGACGTCGACGACCGCTCGCGGCCACGGGCACGGCTCGGAATTCGAGGCGGCGGCAGCTTCCAGTGGCGGGTCGCCGCCATCTCCCGCGGCGGCTTCCTCGGACCCTGGAGCCCACCGCGCCGATTCCGCATCTCGTCCCTCTCCCAGGACAGCCTGGAGAAAGACGAAATTCCACCGCTATTGGAGCTCGAAAAAGCCAGTGCCTACGGTAATATCGTGCTCATCGGTGGAAGGACCGAGCCGGGGGCCGTCGTCGAGATCGACGGGGAGCCGATTCAAGCAGCCGCCGACGGCTCCTTCTTCAAGACTATCCAGCTCGCCAACGAGGGTTGGAGCTTTATCCAGGTCCGGGCGCGTGACGTCTGGGGCAACGAAACCGCCAAGCGTCAACGCGTATTCGTCGAGCCCCTCTAG
- a CDS encoding rod shape-determining protein gives MPLASLLRHFSKDLAIDLGTANTLVFARNQGIVVREPSVVVINKLTNRIEAVGAEAKQMLGRTPGNIESIRPMKDGVIADFEVTERMLEYFIKKAHGRKMYVHPRIVIGVPSEITQVEKRAVKDSAMRAGASEVFLVEQAMMAAIGAGLPITEPSGNMIVDIGGGTTDVAVISLAGTVYSRSVRIAGNEMDEAVIQHLKRKYNLLIGERTAEQIKWELGSAYPLKDEIRMEIKGRDLVEGVPKTLMISDEEIRDALAEPVATIVDAVRMALERTPPELSADIMDKGIVLSGGGALLRNLDQRLREETGLPVVLAEDPLASVVLGTGRLLSDFDLLRKVSIR, from the coding sequence ATGCCGCTCGCATCGCTGCTGCGCCATTTCTCGAAGGATCTCGCCATCGATCTGGGCACCGCCAACACCCTGGTGTTCGCCCGCAATCAGGGCATCGTCGTCCGCGAGCCCTCGGTGGTGGTGATCAACAAGCTCACCAATCGCATCGAGGCGGTGGGAGCCGAGGCCAAGCAGATGCTCGGCCGCACCCCGGGCAATATCGAGTCCATCCGCCCCATGAAGGACGGCGTGATCGCCGACTTCGAGGTCACCGAGCGCATGCTCGAGTACTTCATCAAGAAGGCACACGGGCGCAAGATGTACGTTCATCCGCGCATCGTGATCGGCGTGCCTTCGGAGATCACCCAGGTGGAGAAGCGCGCCGTCAAGGACTCGGCGATGCGCGCCGGCGCCTCGGAGGTCTTCCTGGTGGAGCAGGCGATGATGGCGGCGATCGGTGCCGGCCTGCCGATCACCGAGCCTTCCGGCAACATGATCGTAGACATCGGGGGCGGCACCACCGACGTCGCCGTCATCTCCCTCGCCGGCACCGTCTACAGCCGCTCCGTGCGCATCGCCGGCAACGAGATGGACGAAGCGGTGATCCAGCACCTGAAGCGCAAGTACAACCTGTTGATCGGTGAGCGCACCGCCGAGCAGATCAAGTGGGAGCTCGGCTCCGCCTATCCCCTGAAGGACGAGATCCGCATGGAGATCAAGGGTCGCGACCTGGTCGAAGGGGTTCCCAAGACCTTGATGATCAGCGACGAGGAGATTCGCGACGCCCTCGCCGAGCCGGTGGCCACCATCGTCGACGCGGTGCGCATGGCCCTCGAGCGCACTCCGCCGGAGCTCTCCGCCGACATCATGGACAAGGGCATCGTGCTCTCCGGCGGCGGCGCCCTGCTGCGCAACCTCGATCAGCGCCTGCGCGAGGAGACCGGTCTGCCGGTGGTGCTGGCGGAAGATCCCCTGGCTTCGGTGGTGCTCGGCACCGGTCGCCTGCTGTCGGACTTCGACCTGCTGCGCAAAGTCTCGATTCGATGA
- the mreC gene encoding rod shape-determining protein MreC: MDERRTAWLLVFVVAAQLLLLALQAPSRSAGDNFLEGLVLRLVAPIPRGVSAVSARAARFLEGLRRQSEIIHRNRDLRREIEQLEIEVTRLRQVESDLAALSLALQYERPPGLELSVADVVFLDRSNWLRSLILYVGETPVEINQAVITSAGLLGRIVQVAPPYAKVQLITDQTAAVGAMIERTRRQGVVRSGASGLELDFLPLRADIQEGDQVLTSGIDGVFPRGIPIGTVSDVSPGDDLFYRIRLSAAVDPDRLDQVYLLAPSPLPEEILEEGSSAP; the protein is encoded by the coding sequence GTGGACGAACGCCGCACCGCCTGGTTACTGGTCTTCGTGGTGGCGGCGCAGCTTCTCCTGCTGGCTCTGCAGGCACCTTCGCGCAGCGCCGGCGACAACTTTCTCGAAGGCTTGGTATTGCGTCTGGTGGCGCCGATCCCGCGCGGCGTCTCGGCGGTCAGCGCTCGGGCGGCGCGCTTTCTCGAGGGTCTGCGCCGCCAGTCCGAGATCATCCACCGCAATCGCGATCTGCGGCGCGAGATCGAGCAGCTCGAGATCGAGGTCACCCGGTTGCGGCAGGTCGAGTCGGACCTCGCCGCCCTTTCGCTGGCCCTGCAGTACGAACGTCCCCCGGGTCTCGAGCTGTCGGTGGCGGATGTCGTGTTCCTCGACCGCAGCAACTGGCTGCGCAGCCTGATCCTGTACGTCGGCGAAACCCCGGTCGAGATCAACCAGGCGGTGATCACCAGCGCCGGACTACTCGGTCGCATCGTGCAAGTGGCACCGCCCTACGCCAAGGTCCAGCTGATCACCGACCAGACCGCCGCCGTCGGCGCCATGATCGAGCGCACCCGACGCCAGGGCGTGGTGCGCAGCGGTGCCAGCGGCCTCGAGCTCGACTTCCTACCCTTGCGCGCCGACATCCAAGAAGGGGATCAGGTACTGACCTCGGGCATCGACGGCGTCTTCCCGCGCGGCATCCCGATCGGCACCGTTTCCGACGTCTCGCCGGGGGACGACCTCTTCTACCGCATCCGGCTGTCGGCGGCGGTCGATCCCGACCGTCTCGATCAGGTCTACCTGCTGGCCCCTTCGCCGCTGCCGGAAGAAATCCTGGAGGAGGGTTCCAGTGCGCCCTAG
- the mreD gene encoding rod shape-determining protein MreD: MRPSRYLAALVIVLLVHSIALRLAPSLVVYLDFFAILVVLNGLDGDSLGGLLGGLVAGLIQDSLTVGLFGLYGCANTLIGYAAAKVVQRLVIERAIGVLPLVAGAVLAQQLIVLGLTAILLPSPPFPAPLVLLLKAVACGILGSLLYSLAGWWRGSSDRRRRRRMDRLQMG, translated from the coding sequence GTGCGCCCTAGCCGCTACCTCGCCGCCCTGGTGATCGTTCTCCTGGTGCACTCGATCGCCTTGCGATTGGCGCCCTCGCTGGTGGTCTACCTCGACTTCTTCGCCATTTTGGTGGTGCTCAACGGCCTCGACGGGGACTCCCTCGGCGGGCTCCTCGGCGGCCTGGTGGCGGGCCTGATCCAGGACTCTCTGACGGTCGGCCTGTTCGGCCTCTATGGCTGCGCCAACACCTTGATCGGCTACGCCGCCGCCAAGGTGGTGCAGCGGCTGGTCATCGAGCGCGCCATCGGGGTTTTGCCGTTGGTCGCCGGTGCGGTGCTGGCGCAACAGCTCATCGTGCTCGGCCTGACCGCCATCCTGCTGCCCTCACCGCCATTCCCGGCCCCTCTGGTACTGCTCCTCAAGGCGGTGGCCTGCGGTATCTTGGGTTCGCTGCTCTACTCCCTCGCCGGCTGGTGGCGAGGCAGCTCCGACCGACGCCGAAGGCGACGCATGGATCGCCTGCAGATGGGATGA
- the mrdA gene encoding penicillin-binding protein 2 yields the protein MSQRTDMRAVREHREVLLIRVRALTVLVVTVITLITGSYWYHQLVRGAHYANLADNNRLRKLSIRAPRGLIFDRHGKVLVENIPSYDLMLDRSRADDIAASLVFAAGVLERPVERLAAELEKASNRPDFVPVPVAGNLTLAQVAQMSVTGREHPEFEIRARPLRLYRHGPQTAHVLGYIGHVSKQDLATQPGFLPGDRIGKDGIEQTYDSALRGGAGQQVVVVDSRGKSLQEQHRKPADPGQDLHLTLDLRLQQAAEELMRDRTGAVVALDPRNGEIRAMVSSPPFDPNQFARGLGAKQWQALLDDPQDPLQNRTVRNSYAPGSVFKIIMAFAGLQEGVINESERVYCRGSATIYGHRFGCDRRSGHGWVNLREAIERSCNVYFYHLGQTLGIETIARYARAFGMGTATGVDLSGEKVGLVPDNAWSEKTRGTRWYAGETISVAIGQGPLLVTPLQTARLMAAVANGGALVRPHLVRGAFGEEPPPRLPGSMRWLDPIRDGLRAVVNAPTGTAYWNARLADVEVAGKTGTVQVISRAKVDGELSGNLRNHGWFASFAPADDPQLVIVVFAEHGESGSSGAAPIAKALYEEFFASRAGTA from the coding sequence ATGAGCCAGAGAACCGACATGCGCGCCGTCCGGGAGCACCGCGAGGTGCTGCTCATCCGCGTGCGGGCGCTCACCGTCTTGGTGGTCACGGTGATCACCTTGATCACCGGCAGCTACTGGTACCACCAACTGGTGCGCGGTGCCCACTACGCCAACTTGGCGGACAACAACCGACTCCGCAAGCTCTCGATCCGCGCCCCCCGCGGCCTGATCTTCGACCGCCACGGCAAAGTGCTGGTGGAGAACATCCCGAGCTACGACCTGATGCTCGATCGCAGCCGCGCCGACGACATCGCCGCCAGCCTGGTGTTCGCCGCCGGCGTCCTCGAGCGGCCGGTGGAGCGCCTCGCCGCCGAGCTCGAGAAAGCCAGCAACCGACCCGACTTCGTGCCCGTGCCGGTGGCCGGCAACCTGACCCTGGCGCAGGTCGCCCAGATGAGCGTCACCGGCCGCGAGCACCCCGAGTTCGAAATTCGCGCCCGGCCGCTGCGCCTTTATCGCCATGGCCCCCAGACCGCCCACGTGCTCGGTTACATCGGCCACGTTTCGAAGCAGGACCTCGCCACCCAGCCGGGCTTTCTCCCCGGCGACCGCATCGGCAAGGACGGCATCGAGCAAACCTACGACAGCGCCCTGCGCGGCGGCGCCGGTCAACAGGTGGTGGTGGTCGACAGCCGCGGCAAGTCGCTGCAGGAACAGCATCGCAAGCCCGCCGACCCGGGCCAGGACCTCCACCTCACGCTCGACCTGCGGTTGCAGCAGGCGGCGGAAGAGCTGATGCGCGACCGCACCGGTGCGGTGGTCGCCCTCGATCCGCGCAACGGCGAGATCCGGGCGATGGTGTCGTCGCCGCCCTTCGACCCCAACCAGTTCGCCCGCGGCCTCGGTGCCAAGCAGTGGCAGGCTCTTCTCGACGATCCCCAAGATCCGCTGCAGAACCGCACCGTTCGCAACTCCTACGCCCCCGGCTCGGTGTTCAAGATCATCATGGCCTTCGCTGGCCTGCAGGAAGGCGTGATCAACGAGAGCGAACGGGTCTACTGTCGCGGCTCGGCCACCATCTACGGCCACCGCTTCGGCTGCGACCGTCGCTCCGGCCACGGTTGGGTCAACCTGCGAGAGGCCATCGAGCGGTCTTGCAATGTCTACTTCTACCACCTCGGTCAGACCCTCGGCATCGAGACCATCGCCCGCTACGCCCGCGCCTTCGGCATGGGTACCGCCACCGGAGTCGACCTCTCCGGCGAGAAGGTCGGTCTGGTGCCCGACAACGCCTGGAGCGAGAAAACCCGCGGCACCCGCTGGTACGCCGGCGAGACCATTTCGGTGGCCATCGGCCAGGGCCCGCTGCTGGTCACCCCGCTGCAGACCGCTCGCCTGATGGCGGCGGTCGCCAACGGTGGCGCCCTGGTGCGCCCCCATCTCGTCCGCGGCGCCTTCGGCGAAGAGCCGCCACCGCGCCTGCCGGGCTCGATGCGCTGGCTCGACCCCATCCGTGACGGGCTCAGAGCGGTGGTCAACGCCCCCACCGGCACCGCCTACTGGAACGCCCGCCTCGCCGACGTCGAGGTCGCCGGCAAGACCGGCACCGTGCAGGTGATCTCGCGCGCCAAGGTGGATGGCGAGCTGAGCGGCAATCTGCGCAACCACGGCTGGTTCGCTTCCTTCGCCCCGGCGGACGACCCGCAGCTGGTGATCGTGGTGTTCGCCGAACACGGTGAGAGCGGCTCCTCCGGTGCCGCCCCGATCGCCAAGGCCCTCTATGAAGAGTTCTTCGCGAGCCGCGCTGGGACTGCCTGA
- the rodA gene encoding rod shape-determining protein RodA — MKSSSRAALGLPEERRTFAGASRVDSGLLAATLLLAAIGLATVQSASAELSIDYLPRQAVWVGLGLVLLLVTLAIDYHDLVDFSPFFYLGGLALLVVVLIFGEGPGGTRSWLTIGGVRLGQPAEFAKLTTALFLARYLASAGERHLDLRQIATACAIVGMPMALIALQPDLGSAAMFVPLAAGMMLIAGLRLRFLIATALVVLALGAVGWHFGMKDYQQERVITFLSPESDPLGAGYQVQQSKIAVGSGELTGKGYGQGTQSQLRFLPARHTDFVFAVLAEEWGFFGVAVVLGLYLLYMVSALRIALRARDRGGILLVVGLISLLGFHVAYNTAMVVGLLPITGIPLPFLSYGGSFTLINFIATGLILGIDLRRYVNR; from the coding sequence ATGAAGAGTTCTTCGCGAGCCGCGCTGGGACTGCCTGAGGAACGGCGCACCTTCGCCGGTGCGTCGCGGGTGGACAGCGGCCTGCTGGCCGCCACCCTCTTGCTCGCCGCCATCGGCCTGGCGACGGTGCAATCAGCGAGCGCCGAGCTCAGCATCGACTACCTGCCGCGGCAGGCCGTCTGGGTCGGTCTGGGCCTGGTGCTGCTGCTGGTCACCTTGGCGATCGATTACCACGACCTGGTGGACTTCTCGCCCTTTTTCTACCTCGGCGGGCTCGCCTTGCTGGTGGTGGTCCTGATCTTCGGCGAAGGCCCCGGCGGCACCCGTTCCTGGCTCACCATCGGGGGTGTTCGGCTGGGCCAGCCGGCGGAGTTCGCCAAGCTCACCACCGCCCTGTTCCTGGCCCGCTACCTGGCCTCCGCCGGTGAGCGCCACCTCGACCTGCGCCAGATCGCCACCGCCTGCGCCATCGTCGGTATGCCGATGGCCTTGATCGCCCTCCAGCCGGACCTCGGCAGCGCCGCCATGTTCGTGCCCCTGGCCGCCGGCATGATGCTGATCGCCGGCCTTCGCCTGCGCTTTCTGATCGCCACCGCCCTGGTGGTGCTCGCCCTCGGAGCGGTGGGCTGGCACTTCGGCATGAAGGACTATCAGCAGGAGCGGGTGATCACTTTCCTATCCCCCGAAAGCGATCCCCTCGGTGCCGGCTACCAGGTGCAGCAGAGCAAGATCGCCGTCGGCTCCGGCGAGCTCACCGGCAAAGGCTACGGCCAGGGCACCCAGAGCCAGCTGCGCTTCCTGCCAGCCCGCCACACCGACTTCGTGTTCGCCGTGCTGGCCGAAGAATGGGGCTTCTTCGGCGTCGCGGTCGTTCTCGGCCTCTACCTGCTCTACATGGTGAGTGCCCTGCGCATCGCCCTGCGAGCGCGCGATCGCGGCGGCATCCTGCTGGTGGTCGGCCTGATCTCCCTGCTCGGCTTCCACGTCGCCTACAACACCGCCATGGTGGTCGGCCTGCTGCCGATCACCGGCATCCCGCTGCCCTTTCTCTCCTACGGCGGCTCCTTCACCCTGATCAACTTCATCGCCACCGGCCTGATCCTGGGCATCGACCTGCGCCGCTACGTCAATCGTTAG
- a CDS encoding Rne/Rng family ribonuclease, which translates to MANKMLVESDPHQTRIAVLEDDRLTEIFVERKRHRGLVGNVYKGRVTRVLPGMQAAFVDIGLERDAFLYVSDVVENVDAVEGLDLAQEDVHDLTAPEDLSIDDLLKAGQEIIVQVVKDPLPNKGARISTHVTLPGRYLVLLPTVRHFGVSRRIEEEDERNRLIELLEGLPPASGGLIVRTVGEGRERDDFTSDLDYLNSLWHRVRSRASKVSAPTLLHRDLDLALRVVRDVVTQDFTVLWVDGEETYERIVEFLDQVQPRLVGKVKLYGQDSSLFEQFGIETQIEAALRSKVWLKSGGYIVINPTEALVAIDVNTGRFVGQRNLEDTVLKTNLEAVREIVRQIRLRDLGGILVIDLIDMVEAEHREEVFALLETELHKDRAKTKVLSISEFGLVEITRKRSRANLQRLLTQPCPHCSGSGRIQSLSTICLKLRREVLKVVTGAAGSELLLRVHPDVAQALQADELSILSELERELGGRILLQSDPELHQENFNVTEV; encoded by the coding sequence TTGGCCAACAAAATGCTCGTTGAGAGCGATCCCCACCAAACTCGTATCGCGGTGCTCGAGGACGATCGCCTGACGGAGATCTTCGTCGAGCGCAAGCGCCACCGGGGTCTGGTGGGCAACGTCTACAAGGGACGGGTGACCCGTGTTTTGCCTGGCATGCAGGCGGCCTTCGTCGACATCGGCCTCGAGCGTGACGCCTTTCTCTATGTCAGCGACGTGGTGGAGAACGTCGACGCGGTGGAAGGCCTGGATCTGGCGCAGGAAGATGTTCACGATCTGACGGCGCCGGAGGACCTCTCGATCGACGATCTCCTCAAGGCCGGCCAGGAAATCATCGTGCAGGTGGTGAAGGACCCCTTGCCCAACAAGGGAGCCCGCATCAGCACCCACGTCACCCTGCCCGGACGCTATCTGGTGCTGCTGCCCACGGTCCGCCACTTCGGGGTGTCGCGCCGCATCGAAGAAGAGGACGAGCGCAATCGCCTGATCGAGCTCCTCGAGGGGCTGCCGCCGGCGAGCGGCGGCTTGATCGTCCGCACCGTCGGCGAAGGGCGCGAGCGGGATGACTTCACCAGCGACCTCGACTACCTCAACTCGCTCTGGCACCGGGTGCGCTCGCGGGCCTCGAAGGTTTCCGCACCGACCCTGCTGCATCGCGACCTCGACCTCGCCCTACGGGTGGTGCGGGATGTCGTGACCCAAGACTTCACGGTGCTGTGGGTGGACGGCGAAGAGACCTACGAGCGCATCGTCGAGTTTCTCGACCAGGTGCAGCCGCGCCTGGTCGGCAAGGTCAAGCTCTATGGCCAGGACTCGTCCCTGTTCGAGCAGTTCGGCATCGAGACCCAGATCGAGGCCGCCCTGCGCAGCAAGGTCTGGCTCAAGTCCGGCGGCTACATCGTGATCAATCCCACCGAGGCACTGGTGGCGATCGACGTCAACACCGGTCGCTTCGTCGGGCAGCGGAACCTCGAGGACACGGTGCTCAAGACCAACCTCGAGGCGGTGCGCGAGATCGTCCGCCAGATTCGCCTGCGCGACCTCGGCGGCATTCTGGTGATCGACCTCATCGACATGGTCGAAGCGGAGCACCGCGAAGAGGTCTTCGCCCTGCTCGAGACCGAGCTCCACAAGGATCGCGCCAAGACCAAGGTGCTGTCGATCTCGGAGTTCGGCCTGGTCGAGATCACCCGCAAGCGCAGCCGCGCCAATCTCCAGCGACTGCTCACCCAACCGTGCCCCCATTGCAGCGGCTCGGGACGCATCCAGTCGCTCTCGACCATCTGCCTCAAGCTACGCCGGGAAGTGCTCAAGGTGGTCACCGGAGCCGCCGGCTCGGAGCTGCTGTTACGCGTCCACCCGGACGTTGCCCAGGCGCTGCAGGCGGATGAGCTGTCGATCCTCTCGGAACTCGAGCGCGAGCTCGGTGGCCGCATCCTGCTGCAGAGCGACCCCGAGCTGCACCAGGAAAACTTCAACGTGACGGAAGTCTAG